From the Amycolatopsis thermoflava N1165 genome, one window contains:
- a CDS encoding S8 family serine peptidase produces MRNTTRRSLAAVFAAALAATGFASGSAAAQDEPLAAGKPVAKVSADGLQGKLSPRLASAAGRTTAFIELTQQPAVDAFNAERGAGKDRARQAANNARAGVAGVVNSVLGQLRSLDAGTEVLYSTANAVSGVVVTADAAKIRELAARPDVASIRTVVPKTRSNNSAAQLTNTLNAWQQTGRLGDGIKVGVIDDGIDYTHADFGGPGTKAAYDSVDRDAPTPLFPNAKVVGGTDLVGDEYDAGTEGADTPKPDPNPIACGEHGTHVAGTVGGYGVNADGSTFTGDYSKLTAESLNAMKIGPGMAPKASLYAIKVFGCEGSTDVTSQALDWALDPNGDGDFDDHLDIVNLSLGSDFGAPDDPDSLFVRKLAANNVLSVIAEGNGGDLYDVGGSPGNTPEALTVASSRDVSVLRDAADVTAPAGVAGPKGGQYSQNYTGYDTLDRTSAVAKLSSANADGCAPYSDADKAAVAGKFAWLEWDDNDATRACGSAARANNAQAAGATGVLLSSSLEHFAAGIAGNSAIPMFQFTASATSQIRPALDAGTLTVRLYGAGRASLQTYDPAIVDTPSSFTSRGVRGPAVKPDVSAPGDTISSALRGSGNNRTVLSGTSMATPLTAGVTALLRQAHPDWSVEEIKALVMNTAGHDIVADGKTYAPQRVGAGRLDTQAALNDQVLAYSRDDRGAVSVTFGTVEVDRPTTITKTIQVVNKGDSWARYAVAYEGITNLPGVQYELSDRSVSLPPRGTASVRVTLRITDPTALRKVIDPTVATEQAGMARQFVADASGRVVLSPPPGGSKPTLRVPVYAAPKPVSSIDTPKSLNFAADTARFTLTGRGVDQGTGSQRYESLVSVLELQGESPRLPECRGRVTDGCTINDTAKGGDLQYVGAASTIAQARQQGHADQALLAFGISTWGNWANLGSNTIPFVDIDTTGDGVPDFESYVAKASGTDVWLVNTVDLNAAGFPTVDVQAVNGQLGDVDTNVFDTNVVLLPVSITALGIDPAAASHKISYTVGTTGYYVAPSSENGLIDAIGTPMTFDALAPAYSVAGANGSALMYSAKPGTALDVTRNPASADTVLGLLALKHHNGNGNRVSVIRVNGGSRP; encoded by the coding sequence CGTCTTCGCCGCCGCGCTCGCCGCGACCGGTTTCGCGTCGGGCAGCGCGGCGGCCCAGGACGAGCCGCTGGCGGCGGGCAAACCCGTGGCCAAAGTGTCCGCGGACGGCCTGCAGGGCAAGCTGTCCCCACGGCTGGCGTCGGCCGCGGGCCGGACGACGGCCTTCATCGAGCTGACCCAGCAGCCCGCGGTGGACGCGTTCAACGCCGAGCGCGGCGCGGGCAAGGACCGCGCCAGGCAGGCGGCGAACAACGCGCGGGCCGGGGTCGCCGGGGTGGTGAACTCCGTGCTCGGCCAGCTGCGTTCGCTCGACGCGGGCACCGAGGTGCTCTACTCGACCGCGAACGCCGTGTCCGGTGTCGTGGTGACCGCCGACGCCGCGAAGATCCGCGAACTGGCCGCTCGCCCGGACGTCGCGTCGATCCGCACGGTCGTGCCGAAGACCCGTAGCAACAACAGCGCCGCGCAGCTGACCAACACGCTCAACGCCTGGCAGCAGACCGGCCGCCTCGGCGACGGCATCAAGGTCGGGGTCATCGACGACGGCATCGACTACACCCACGCCGACTTCGGCGGCCCCGGCACGAAGGCGGCCTACGACTCGGTCGACCGGGACGCGCCGACGCCGCTGTTCCCCAACGCCAAGGTGGTCGGCGGCACCGACCTGGTCGGCGACGAGTACGACGCGGGCACCGAGGGCGCGGACACCCCGAAGCCGGACCCCAACCCGATCGCCTGCGGTGAGCACGGCACGCACGTCGCCGGCACGGTCGGCGGCTACGGCGTCAACGCCGACGGCAGCACCTTCACCGGCGACTACTCGAAGCTGACCGCCGAGTCGCTGAACGCCATGAAGATCGGTCCGGGCATGGCGCCCAAGGCCTCGCTGTACGCGATCAAGGTGTTCGGCTGCGAGGGTTCCACCGACGTCACGTCGCAGGCGCTGGACTGGGCGCTGGACCCCAACGGCGACGGTGACTTCGACGACCACCTCGACATCGTCAACCTGTCGCTGGGCAGCGACTTCGGCGCGCCCGACGACCCGGACTCACTGTTCGTGCGCAAGCTGGCCGCGAACAACGTCCTGTCGGTCATCGCCGAGGGCAACGGCGGCGACCTCTACGACGTCGGCGGCTCGCCGGGCAACACGCCCGAGGCGCTGACCGTGGCGTCCAGCCGGGACGTGTCGGTCCTGCGCGACGCGGCGGACGTGACCGCCCCGGCCGGTGTCGCCGGCCCCAAGGGCGGCCAGTACAGCCAGAACTACACCGGCTACGACACCCTGGACCGCACCTCGGCGGTGGCGAAGCTGTCCTCGGCCAACGCCGACGGCTGCGCGCCCTACTCCGACGCCGACAAGGCCGCGGTCGCGGGCAAGTTCGCGTGGCTGGAGTGGGACGACAACGACGCCACCCGCGCCTGCGGTTCGGCTGCTCGCGCCAACAACGCGCAGGCCGCCGGCGCCACCGGCGTCCTGCTGTCGTCCAGCCTGGAGCACTTCGCCGCGGGCATCGCGGGCAACTCGGCCATCCCCATGTTCCAGTTCACCGCGTCGGCGACCAGCCAGATCCGCCCGGCGCTGGACGCGGGCACGCTGACCGTCCGCCTGTACGGGGCAGGCCGCGCCAGCCTGCAGACCTACGACCCGGCGATCGTGGACACCCCGAGCTCGTTCACCTCGCGCGGCGTGCGCGGCCCGGCCGTCAAGCCGGACGTGTCCGCGCCCGGTGACACGATCTCGTCCGCCCTGCGCGGCAGCGGCAACAACCGCACCGTGCTGTCCGGCACGTCGATGGCGACGCCGCTGACCGCCGGCGTCACCGCGCTGCTGCGGCAGGCGCACCCCGACTGGTCCGTCGAGGAGATCAAGGCCCTGGTGATGAACACCGCCGGGCACGACATCGTCGCCGACGGCAAGACCTACGCGCCGCAGCGCGTCGGTGCCGGGCGGCTGGACACGCAGGCCGCGCTGAACGACCAGGTGCTGGCCTACTCGCGGGACGACCGGGGCGCCGTCAGCGTCACCTTCGGCACCGTCGAGGTGGACCGGCCGACGACGATCACCAAGACCATCCAGGTGGTCAACAAGGGCGACAGCTGGGCCCGCTACGCCGTGGCCTACGAGGGCATCACCAACCTGCCCGGCGTGCAGTACGAGCTGTCCGACCGGTCCGTGTCGCTGCCGCCGCGCGGCACCGCGTCGGTCCGCGTCACGCTGCGGATCACCGACCCCACGGCGCTGCGCAAGGTCATCGACCCGACGGTGGCGACGGAGCAGGCCGGGATGGCCCGCCAGTTCGTCGCCGACGCCTCCGGGCGCGTCGTGCTCAGCCCGCCGCCCGGCGGGAGCAAGCCGACGCTGCGCGTGCCGGTCTACGCGGCGCCGAAGCCGGTGTCGTCGATCGACACCCCGAAGTCGTTGAACTTCGCGGCCGACACCGCGCGCTTCACGCTCACCGGCCGCGGCGTCGACCAGGGCACCGGGAGCCAGCGCTACGAGTCGCTGGTCAGCGTGCTGGAGCTGCAGGGCGAGTCCCCGCGGCTGCCGGAGTGCCGCGGCAGGGTGACCGACGGCTGCACGATCAACGACACGGCCAAGGGCGGTGACCTGCAGTACGTCGGGGCGGCGTCCACCATCGCGCAGGCGCGGCAGCAGGGCCACGCCGACCAGGCGTTGCTCGCGTTCGGGATCTCGACCTGGGGCAACTGGGCGAACCTGGGCAGCAACACGATCCCGTTCGTCGACATCGACACCACCGGCGACGGCGTGCCCGACTTCGAGTCCTACGTCGCGAAGGCGAGCGGCACCGACGTCTGGCTGGTCAACACCGTGGACCTGAACGCCGCGGGCTTCCCCACCGTGGACGTCCAGGCGGTCAACGGCCAGCTCGGTGACGTGGACACCAACGTGTTCGACACCAACGTCGTGCTGCTGCCGGTCAGCATCACGGCGCTGGGCATCGACCCGGCCGCGGCCTCGCACAAGATCAGCTACACCGTCGGCACCACCGGGTACTACGTGGCGCCCAGCAGCGAGAACGGGCTCATCGACGCCATCGGCACGCCGATGACGTTCGACGCGCTCGCGCCGGCCTACTCGGTCGCCGGTGCCAACGGGTCCGCGCTGATGTACTCGGCGAAGCCCGGCACGGCGCTCGACGTCACGCGCAACCCGGCGTCGGCCGACACGGTGCTCGGGCTGCTCGCGCTGAAGCACCACAACGGCAACGGCAACCGGGTGAGCGTGATCCGGGTGAACGGGGGTAGCCGGCCCTGA
- a CDS encoding 3-isopropylmalate dehydrogenase, with the protein MRLAVIPGDGIGPEVITEALKVLGEVAPTVEYTNYDLGAARWHATGELLPESVLGELRQHDAILLGAVGDPTVPSGILERGLLLRLRFELDHHVNLRPAKLYPGVRGPLADSNAEIDMVVVREGTEGPYAGNGGLLRKDTEHEIATEVSVNTAFGIRRVVSDAFKRAEERPRKHLTLVHKTNVLLHAGSLWSRIVEEVSLEHPEVTVSYSHVDAATIHMVTDPGRFDVIVTDNLFGDIITDLAAAVTGGIGLAASGNLDITRRNPSMFEPVHGSAPDIAGQGIADPTAAVLSVSLLLDHLGQREAARRIEASVAFDLATRDQANPGTTQAIGDRLAALVSSNTRPVA; encoded by the coding sequence ATGCGGCTGGCGGTGATCCCAGGTGATGGGATCGGACCCGAAGTGATCACCGAGGCCCTGAAGGTACTCGGCGAGGTCGCTCCCACGGTGGAGTACACGAACTACGACCTCGGCGCGGCCCGCTGGCACGCCACCGGCGAGCTGCTCCCCGAGTCGGTCCTCGGTGAGCTCCGGCAGCACGACGCCATCCTGCTGGGCGCGGTCGGCGACCCGACCGTGCCCAGCGGGATCCTGGAGCGGGGCCTGTTGCTCCGCCTGCGGTTCGAGCTGGACCACCACGTGAACCTGCGCCCGGCCAAGCTGTACCCGGGTGTGCGCGGCCCGCTGGCCGACAGCAACGCCGAGATCGACATGGTGGTCGTGCGCGAGGGCACCGAGGGCCCGTACGCGGGCAACGGCGGCCTGCTGCGCAAGGACACCGAGCACGAGATCGCCACGGAGGTCAGCGTCAACACCGCGTTCGGCATCCGCCGCGTGGTGTCCGACGCGTTCAAGCGGGCCGAGGAGCGGCCGCGCAAGCACCTCACGCTGGTGCACAAGACCAACGTGCTGCTGCACGCCGGTTCGCTGTGGTCGCGGATCGTCGAGGAGGTGTCGCTCGAGCACCCGGAGGTCACGGTCTCCTACTCGCACGTCGACGCCGCCACGATCCACATGGTCACCGACCCCGGCCGCTTCGACGTGATCGTCACCGACAACCTGTTCGGCGACATCATCACCGACCTGGCTGCCGCCGTGACCGGTGGCATCGGCCTCGCGGCCAGCGGCAACCTGGACATCACGCGCCGCAACCCGAGCATGTTCGAGCCGGTGCACGGCAGCGCGCCGGACATCGCCGGGCAGGGCATCGCCGACCCGACCGCCGCGGTGCTGTCGGTTTCGCTGCTGCTGGACCACCTGGGCCAGCGCGAGGCGGCCCGCCGCATCGAGGCGTCCGTCGCCTTCGACCTGGCGACCCGCGACCAGGCCAACCCGGGCACCACGCAGGCGATCGGTGACCGCCTGGCCGCCCTGGTCTCGTCGAACACGCGACCGGTCGCCTGA